The Cucumis melo cultivar AY chromosome 6, USDA_Cmelo_AY_1.0, whole genome shotgun sequence genome includes a region encoding these proteins:
- the LOC103496884 gene encoding uncharacterized protein LOC103496884 codes for MVMVFRNLKAVFGEHNEMVIVSDAHKSIENGFNAVYGIAEHGLCAFHLLKNLKKNHKSLPMEDSFNKCVRAYTPLEFEYYMRQLEQLSPSMRHELEAVGRHRWARAFFRRKRYQIYPVDQHEFEVHHRKEQFFVNILNRTCSCRQWDLDLIPCSHACIALSTRNLNLHLYTDKFDYVSNLINMYKKGTRPIGSVNQIRNTHQGGNDGILPPQVKRPAGRPKKKRFASFLEKKAIVHCNRCGKKGHNCRSCKEPI; via the exons ATGGTCATGGTTTTTCGAAACCTTAAGGCTGTTTTTGGGGAACATAATGAAATGGTAATTGTGTCTGATGCTCACAAAAGTATAGAAAATGGGTTTAATGCCGTTTATGGAATAGCTGAACATGGATTATGTGCATTCCATTTGTTGAAGAACTTGAAAAAGAACCATAAATCACTTCCCATGGAGGACTCATTCAATAAATGTGTTAGAGCTTATACACCACTGGAATTTGAGTACTACATGAGGCAACTCGAACAACTATCTCCATCAATGAGGCATGAGTTGGAAGCAGTGGGAAGACACAGATGGGCTAGGGCATTTTTTAGGAGAAAAAGATACCAG ATATATCCTGTAGACCAACATGAATTTGAAGTCCACCATCGTAAGGAACAATTTTTCGTCAACATTTTAAATCGGACATGTTCATGTCGTCAGTGGGACCTTGATTTGATCCCTTGTTCACATGCATGTATAGCATTGTCCACAAGGAATCTTAATCTCCATTTGTACACTGATAAGTTCGACTATGTCTCAAATTTGATAAACATGTACAAGAAGGGGACGCGTCCTATTGGTAGTGTAAACCAAATTAGGAATACGCACCAAGGTGGCAATGATGGAATACTTCCACCGCAGGTTAAGCGTCCAGCCGGAAGACCAAAAAAGAAGAGGTTTGCTTCATTTTTAGAGAAGAAAGCCATTGTTCATTGCAACAGGTGTGGTAAAAAAGGTCACAATTGCAGGTCTTGTAAAGAACCCATTTAG